One Glycine soja cultivar W05 chromosome 2, ASM419377v2, whole genome shotgun sequence genomic region harbors:
- the LOC114382707 gene encoding salicylic acid-binding protein 2-like yields the protein MSSENCLGRKHYVLVHGACHGAWCWYKLKPRLESEGHKVTVLNHAASGINMKKIEDVGTFSEYTEPLLQLLDTIPSNEKVVLVSHSLGGMSIAIAMEKFQEKVAVGVFLAAFAPDVEHRPSYVLEKYNERTPSEEWLDTEFCQCGNKTLMFFGPKFLSYKLYQLCPGPLRCDLELAMTLARPSSFFIEHLSKEKNFSKQRYGSVPRVYTVCPEDLGIPLNYQHWMIQNAGFNDVVEINGADHKPMVCKPQELCDSLQQIAAKYQ from the exons ATGAGTTCGGAAAATTGTTTAGGCAGGAAGCATTATGTGCTGGTGCATGGGGCATGCCATGGAGCATGGTGTTGGTATAAGTTGAAGCCACGCTTGGAATCTGAAGGCCACAAGGTCACAGTGCTCAACCATGCAGCTTCTggcatcaacatgaagaaaattgaGGATGTTGGCACTTTCTCAGAGTACACTGAGCCTTTGCTGCAGTTATTGGACACAATTCCCTCAAATGAGAAGGTAGTTCTAGTTAGTCACAGCCTTGGGGGGATGAGCATAGCAATTGCAATggaaaaatttcaagaaaaggTAGCAGTTGGTGTTTTCTTAGCTGCTTTTGCTCCAGACGTTGAACACCGCCCATCTTACGTCTTGGAAAAG TACAATGAGAGGACCCCATCAGAGGAATGGTTGGACACGGAATTTTGCCAGTGTGGGAACAAAACATTAATGTTCTTTGGTCCCAAGTTCTTGTCTTACAAACTCTATCAACTCTGCCCCGGCCCATTGAGGTGC GACCTTGAATTGGCCATGACTTTGGCCAGgccatcatcatttttcatcgAACATTTGTCTAAGGAAAAGAACTTCTCCAAACAAAGATATGGGTCAGTTCCACGTGTTTATACTGTTTGTCCTGAAGACCTTGGAATTCCATTGAATTACCAACACTGGATGATCCAAAATGCTGGGTTCAATGACGTTGTGGAGATCAACGGCGCAGATCATAAGCCGATGGTTTGCAAGCCGCAAGAATTATGTGATTCTCTCCAGCAGATAGCTGCTAAATACCAATGA
- the LOC114370558 gene encoding salicylic acid-binding protein 2-like isoform X1: MSSAKNIFFFMFIISMNNSGNCIDKKHYVLVHGACHGAWSWYKLKPRLESAGHKVTSLDLAASGINMKKIDDVHTFSQYSQPLLHLMATIPKNEKVVLVGHSLGGLNIALAMDKFPKKVAVGVFLAAFAPDTEYRPSYVVENYIERIPPSEWFDTEFAPSGNKTSILLGPEILAKELYQLSPIEDLELAKTLVRPSSLFVEDLSQQKNFSKERYGSVPRAYIVCTEDLTIPIEYQLWMIQNAGINDVLKIKGADHMAMNSRPRELFESLQKIAAKYA; encoded by the exons ATGAGTTcagcaaaaaatatttttttttttatgtttattataagCATGAACAATTCAGGGAATTGCATAGATAAGAAGCATTATGTTCTGGTGCATGGGGCATGCCATGGAGCTTGGAGTTGGTACAAACTCAAGCCACGCTTGGAATCTGCAGGCCACAAGGTCACATCACTCGACCTTGCCGCTTCTggcatcaacatgaagaaaattgaCGATGTTCATACTTTCTCACAATATTCTCAACCTTTGTTGCACCTAATGGCCACAATTCCCAAAAATGAGAAGGTAGTTCTAGTTGGTCACAGCCTTGGGGGGCTTAACATTGCACTTGCCATGGACAAATTCCCAAAAAAGGTAGCAGTTGGTGTTTTCTTAGCTGCTTTTGCTCCAGACACCGAATACCGCCCATCTTATGTCGTGGAAAAT TACATTGAGAGGATCCCACCGTCAGAATGGTTCGACACTGAATTTGCTCCCAGTGGAAATAAAACATCAATATTGTTGGGTCCCGAgattttggccaaggaattatACCAGCTTTCCCCCATTGAG GATCTTGAATTGGCCAAGACTCTAGTCAGGCCATCGTCACTCTTCGTTGAAGACTTGTCTCAGCAAAAGAACTTCTCCAAAGAGAGATATGGGTCAGTTCCACGTGCCTATATTGTTTGCACTGAGGACCTTACAATTCCAATCGAATATCAGCTCTGGATGATCCAAAATGCCGGGATCAATGACGTTCTAAAGATCAAAGGCGCAGATCATATGGCTATGAATAGCAGGCCTCGAGAACTATTTGAATCTCTCCAGAAAATAGCTGCAAAATATGCATAA
- the LOC114370558 gene encoding salicylic acid-binding protein 2-like isoform X2: protein MSSAKNIFFFMFIISMNNSGNCIDKKHYVLVHGACHGAWSWYKLKPRLESAGHKVTSLDLAASGINMKKIDDVHTFSQYSQPLLHLMATIPKNEKVVLVGHSLGGLNIALAMDKFPKKYIERIPPSEWFDTEFAPSGNKTSILLGPEILAKELYQLSPIEDLELAKTLVRPSSLFVEDLSQQKNFSKERYGSVPRAYIVCTEDLTIPIEYQLWMIQNAGINDVLKIKGADHMAMNSRPRELFESLQKIAAKYA from the exons ATGAGTTcagcaaaaaatatttttttttttatgtttattataagCATGAACAATTCAGGGAATTGCATAGATAAGAAGCATTATGTTCTGGTGCATGGGGCATGCCATGGAGCTTGGAGTTGGTACAAACTCAAGCCACGCTTGGAATCTGCAGGCCACAAGGTCACATCACTCGACCTTGCCGCTTCTggcatcaacatgaagaaaattgaCGATGTTCATACTTTCTCACAATATTCTCAACCTTTGTTGCACCTAATGGCCACAATTCCCAAAAATGAGAAGGTAGTTCTAGTTGGTCACAGCCTTGGGGGGCTTAACATTGCACTTGCCATGGACAAATTCCCAAAAAAG TACATTGAGAGGATCCCACCGTCAGAATGGTTCGACACTGAATTTGCTCCCAGTGGAAATAAAACATCAATATTGTTGGGTCCCGAgattttggccaaggaattatACCAGCTTTCCCCCATTGAG GATCTTGAATTGGCCAAGACTCTAGTCAGGCCATCGTCACTCTTCGTTGAAGACTTGTCTCAGCAAAAGAACTTCTCCAAAGAGAGATATGGGTCAGTTCCACGTGCCTATATTGTTTGCACTGAGGACCTTACAATTCCAATCGAATATCAGCTCTGGATGATCCAAAATGCCGGGATCAATGACGTTCTAAAGATCAAAGGCGCAGATCATATGGCTATGAATAGCAGGCCTCGAGAACTATTTGAATCTCTCCAGAAAATAGCTGCAAAATATGCATAA